In Staphylococcus saccharolyticus, one genomic interval encodes:
- a CDS encoding S1C family serine protease, producing MSEHNQQVYDNHQRSFLHKKPRFPWFKTILVALIAGIVGALLVLGIGKVLNHTLLNNDGASVQEVSNSKGGNQLDGKSDKYKSVHDMIKDVSPAIVGVINMQKSSNLDDLLKGKSSKPEKAGIGSGVIYRISNGSAYIVTNNHVVDGASEIKVQLHNSKQVKAKLIGKDALTDIAVLKIDNTKGIKSIKFANSSKVQTGDSVFAMGNPLGLEFANSVTSGIISASERTIDANMSAGNTKVNVLQTDAAINPGNSGGALVDINGNLVGINSMKIASEQVEGIGFSIPSNEVKVTIEQLVKHGKIDRPSIGIGLINLNDIPETYRKELHTSKDSGVYVAKVDNGNPIKKGDIITEIDGKTVKEDTDLRSYLYENKKPGESVTITVIRDGKTKKLDVKLKKQTSSSQPTQSQSQFAQ from the coding sequence ATGTCAGAACACAATCAACAGGTATATGACAATCATCAACGATCTTTTCTACATAAAAAACCAAGGTTTCCTTGGTTCAAAACTATACTCGTCGCACTAATTGCTGGAATTGTTGGTGCACTTCTCGTCTTAGGTATTGGTAAAGTTCTTAACCATACATTACTCAATAACGACGGTGCTTCTGTACAAGAAGTATCTAATAGTAAGGGTGGCAATCAATTAGATGGTAAAAGTGATAAGTATAAATCAGTACATGACATGATTAAAGATGTGTCACCTGCTATTGTTGGAGTCATCAACATGCAAAAATCTTCGAATTTAGATGATTTATTAAAAGGAAAATCTTCTAAACCTGAAAAAGCTGGTATAGGTTCAGGAGTCATTTATCGAATTAGTAACGGTTCAGCCTATATTGTAACCAATAATCATGTGGTAGATGGTGCCTCTGAAATAAAGGTGCAATTACATAATTCTAAGCAAGTAAAGGCTAAACTAATTGGTAAAGATGCTTTAACAGACATCGCAGTACTTAAAATAGACAATACTAAAGGTATTAAATCAATTAAATTTGCGAATTCATCTAAAGTTCAAACTGGTGATAGCGTCTTTGCTATGGGTAATCCTCTAGGTTTAGAATTTGCGAATTCAGTTACTTCAGGAATTATCTCTGCTAGTGAACGTACGATTGATGCTAACATGTCTGCGGGTAATACAAAAGTAAATGTTTTACAAACAGATGCTGCTATTAACCCAGGTAACTCAGGTGGTGCACTTGTTGATATTAATGGTAATCTTGTTGGTATTAACTCTATGAAAATTGCTTCTGAACAAGTAGAAGGCATTGGTTTTTCAATTCCCAGTAATGAAGTGAAAGTTACTATTGAACAACTTGTCAAACATGGTAAAATAGATCGCCCTTCAATAGGAATTGGTCTTATTAATTTAAATGATATACCAGAGACATATCGCAAAGAGCTACACACTTCAAAAGATTCAGGTGTTTATGTAGCAAAAGTAGATAATGGAAACCCTATTAAAAAAGGCGATATTATTACTGAAATAGATGGTAAGACAGTAAAAGAAGATACGGATTTAAGATCTTATCTTTATGAAAATAAAAAACCTGGCGAATCGGTAACAATCACAGTAATAAGGGATGGCAAAACAAAAAAACTAGATGTTAAACTTAAAAAGCAAACAAGTTCATCTCAACCAACCCAATCTCAAAGTCAATTTGCACAATAA
- a CDS encoding biosynthetic peptidoglycan transglycosylase: MQDYESIHQTSDKYMRFERIYKKIKHLCVSIFLVLVAIVIVLLLALVLYFRHLTSEASSISDNELKHKVLHIPGDELINHQSSHILNEYDHSQNTLIVGPKLVNPNIIDALTSSEDTLFFKHNGILPKALLRAMFQDVLNTNETSGGSTITQQLIKNQVLTNKKTYSRKANEIILAMRVEKLLSKKEIIYTYLNIVPFGHDYNGANITGISSASYSLFGISTKELNIAQSAYLVGLLQSPYGYTPYDNEGNLKSEEALQYSIHRQHYVLKRMLVEGKISKKQFSKAKKYRIKSHLLTHPPH; the protein is encoded by the coding sequence ATGCAAGATTATGAGAGTATTCATCAAACTTCAGATAAATACATGCGATTCGAACGTATTTATAAAAAGATAAAACACCTTTGCGTTAGCATCTTTCTCGTCCTAGTGGCAATAGTCATTGTCTTACTCTTAGCATTAGTCTTATACTTCCGCCATTTAACTTCCGAAGCATCGTCCATTAGCGACAATGAATTAAAACATAAAGTACTTCACATACCTGGTGATGAGTTAATTAATCATCAAAGTAGTCATATTCTAAATGAATATGATCATTCACAAAACACTCTAATTGTAGGACCAAAACTCGTTAATCCAAATATCATTGATGCACTTACTTCTTCAGAGGATACGTTATTTTTTAAACATAACGGAATACTACCTAAAGCACTGTTAAGAGCAATGTTTCAAGATGTATTAAACACTAACGAAACCTCCGGTGGTAGTACCATCACACAGCAGTTAATCAAAAACCAAGTATTAACTAATAAAAAAACTTACAGTCGAAAAGCAAATGAAATTATTTTAGCTATGAGAGTCGAAAAGTTATTGTCTAAAAAAGAGATCATTTATACTTATCTCAATATTGTCCCATTTGGACATGATTATAATGGTGCCAATATTACAGGCATTTCATCAGCATCATATAGTTTATTTGGCATATCAACTAAAGAGCTTAACATTGCGCAATCTGCCTACCTTGTTGGTTTACTTCAAAGTCCATATGGATATACACCATACGATAATGAAGGAAATTTAAAAAGTGAAGAAGCTTTGCAATACAGTATTCATCGACAGCATTATGTCTTAAAACGCATGTTAGTTGAGGGTAAAATTTCTAAAAAACAATTTAGTAAAGCGAAAAAGTATCGAATTAAATCTCACTTACTCACTCATCCTCCGCATTAA
- the ccpA gene encoding catabolite control protein A, producing MTVTIYDVAREARVSMATVSRVVNGNQNVKPETRNKVNEVIKKLNYRPNAVARGLASKRTTTVGVIIPDISNVYYSQLARGLEDIATMYKYHSIISNSDNDPEKEKEIFNNLLSKQVDGIIFLGGTISEEIKGLINQSSVPVVVSGTNGKDDHIASVNIDFRQAAEEATQHLIEKGAKKFSLVGGDYSKKAQEDVLMGLKKVLNQNGLQLDESLHLSGKESYKAGIKTFEQLESNMPDAILSISDEQAIGILHSALDAGVKIPEDLQIVSFNNTRLVEMVRPQLSSVIQPLYDIGAVGMRLLTKYMNEEEIEEPNVILPHRIEYRGTTKS from the coding sequence ATGACAGTAACTATTTATGATGTAGCAAGAGAAGCTCGTGTATCGATGGCAACCGTGTCTCGCGTTGTAAATGGAAATCAAAATGTAAAACCTGAAACTCGAAATAAAGTTAATGAAGTCATTAAAAAACTTAATTATAGACCTAACGCAGTTGCACGAGGGCTTGCAAGTAAACGTACAACAACAGTGGGTGTAATTATCCCCGATATTTCTAATGTGTATTATTCTCAACTTGCACGAGGACTTGAAGATATTGCTACTATGTATAAGTATCACTCAATTATTTCAAATTCCGATAATGATCCTGAAAAAGAAAAAGAAATTTTTAATAATTTACTAAGTAAGCAAGTAGATGGGATTATTTTCTTAGGTGGTACAATTTCTGAAGAAATAAAAGGCCTAATCAATCAATCTTCAGTTCCAGTTGTGGTTTCAGGTACAAATGGTAAGGACGATCACATTGCCTCAGTTAACATTGATTTTAGACAAGCAGCTGAAGAAGCTACTCAACATCTTATTGAAAAAGGTGCTAAGAAATTCTCTTTAGTAGGCGGAGATTACTCTAAAAAAGCGCAAGAAGATGTGCTTATGGGTCTTAAAAAAGTCTTAAATCAAAATGGTTTACAATTAGATGAATCTTTACACTTATCTGGTAAAGAAAGTTATAAAGCAGGTATAAAAACGTTTGAACAATTAGAAAGTAATATGCCAGATGCAATATTATCAATTAGTGATGAGCAAGCAATTGGTATTTTACACAGTGCGTTAGATGCAGGTGTTAAAATTCCAGAAGATTTACAAATTGTTAGCTTTAATAATACACGTTTAGTTGAAATGGTAAGACCACAGTTATCAAGTGTTATTCAACCTTTATATGATATTGGTGCTGTAGGTATGAGACTTTTAACGAAGTATATGAATGAAGAAGAAATTGAAGAACCAAATGTTATACTTCCTCATAGAATAGAATATCGTGGAACTACTAAATCATAA
- a CDS encoding bifunctional 3-deoxy-7-phosphoheptulonate synthase/chorismate mutase produces the protein MTNKLDQYRKEIVSLNDQILDLLSKRGELAQKIGEEKNKQGIQVYDPEREKEMINQLLDQNKGPFNDNVIKQLFKEIFKASTDLQKSENEKHLYVSRKLKPEDTIVKFDNGGIIGDGNKSFVFGPCSVESQEQVDAVASDLQAKGEKFIRGGAFKPRTSPYDFQGLGVEGLKILKNVKDKYNLNVVSEIVNPNDFEIANEFLDVFQIGARNMQNFELLKEAGRTNKPILLKRGLSATIEEFIYAAEYIASQGNRNIILCERGIRTYEKATRNTLDISAVPILKQGTHLPVMVDVTHSTGRKDIMLPTAKAALAVGADGVMAEVHPDPSVALSDAGQQMDLYEFNHFYNELKLLADMYNAKTLK, from the coding sequence ATGACTAATAAATTAGATCAATATAGGAAAGAAATTGTCTCTTTAAATGACCAGATCTTAGATTTGCTTTCTAAAAGAGGGGAATTAGCTCAAAAAATTGGAGAAGAAAAAAATAAACAAGGGATACAAGTATATGACCCTGAACGTGAAAAAGAAATGATTAATCAACTATTAGATCAGAATAAAGGTCCATTCAATGATAATGTAATAAAACAGTTGTTTAAAGAAATTTTTAAAGCCTCTACTGATTTACAAAAATCAGAGAACGAAAAACATCTCTATGTTTCACGTAAACTAAAACCTGAAGATACAATTGTTAAGTTTGATAATGGTGGTATCATTGGAGATGGAAATAAATCATTTGTTTTTGGTCCTTGTTCTGTAGAATCACAAGAGCAAGTCGATGCTGTAGCTAGTGATTTACAAGCTAAAGGCGAAAAGTTTATTAGAGGCGGTGCATTTAAACCTCGAACATCTCCTTATGATTTCCAAGGTCTTGGCGTAGAAGGATTAAAAATTCTTAAAAATGTCAAAGATAAATATAACTTAAATGTTGTTAGTGAAATTGTCAATCCAAATGATTTCGAAATTGCTAATGAGTTTTTAGATGTATTTCAAATTGGTGCGCGAAACATGCAAAACTTTGAATTATTAAAAGAAGCTGGACGCACTAATAAACCTATCTTGCTAAAAAGAGGTTTATCTGCAACTATTGAAGAATTTATTTATGCAGCTGAATATATCGCATCTCAAGGTAATAGAAATATTATATTATGTGAACGTGGTATTCGTACATATGAAAAAGCAACAAGAAACACACTAGATATTTCTGCAGTACCTATCTTAAAACAGGGAACGCATCTACCGGTAATGGTTGACGTTACGCACAGCACTGGTAGAAAGGACATTATGTTACCTACTGCTAAAGCTGCTCTTGCGGTTGGTGCTGATGGTGTAATGGCTGAAGTTCATCCAGATCCATCTGTGGCACTTAGTGATGCTGGTCAACAAATGGACTTATATGAATTTAATCATTTCTATAATGAACTTAAGCTGTTAGCAGATATGTACAATGCAAAGACATTAAAATAA
- a CDS encoding lysophospholipid acyltransferase family protein, with protein MYSFISKILDVILIKMSKSLYVIGKENIPKNSKYVVTCTHESYNEVIMLGMALLPNQIHYMAKKELFSNKWAGKFLTFLNAFPVDRENPGPSTLKRPVSLLKEHKTVGIFPTGHRTSVEGAPLKRGAATIAMLGKAPILPAAYVGPTKIHGLITGQALIKIGEPIEMSDIPKDLKRNEKVEYLTKEIERRTAQLQKDLNKISEHLYN; from the coding sequence ATGTATAGTTTTATAAGTAAAATATTAGACGTTATACTTATCAAAATGTCTAAATCATTATACGTGATTGGAAAAGAGAATATTCCTAAAAATAGTAAATATGTTGTGACTTGTACTCATGAAAGTTATAACGAAGTGATAATGTTAGGTATGGCTTTACTGCCCAATCAAATTCATTATATGGCAAAAAAAGAATTATTTAGTAATAAGTGGGCAGGAAAATTTCTCACTTTTTTAAATGCCTTTCCTGTGGATAGGGAAAATCCAGGTCCAAGTACTTTAAAAAGACCTGTTAGTTTACTAAAAGAACATAAAACAGTAGGTATTTTCCCAACTGGTCACCGTACATCAGTTGAAGGCGCACCACTAAAACGTGGAGCAGCAACTATCGCAATGTTGGGCAAAGCTCCGATTTTACCTGCAGCTTATGTTGGTCCTACAAAAATTCATGGTTTAATTACCGGTCAAGCTTTGATTAAAATAGGCGAACCTATTGAAATGAGTGATATTCCTAAAGATTTAAAGCGAAACGAGAAAGTTGAGTATCTTACAAAAGAAATAGAACGACGTACAGCTCAATTACAAAAAGATCTTAATAAAATCTCAGAACATTTATACAACTAA
- a CDS encoding formate--tetrahydrofolate ligase has protein sequence MEHLSDLDIANQSELKPIGDIAKKAGITADALEQYGHYKAKIDINKIQQKDSKGQVVLVTAISPTPAGEGKSTVTVGLSDAFNALNKNVMVALREPALGPTFGIKGGATGGGYAQVLPMEDINLHFNGDFHAITTANNALSAFIDNHLHHGNELGIDQRRIEWKRVLDMNDRALRYVNVGLGGPTNGVPREDGFNITVASEIMAILCLSRDIKDLKDKISRITIGYTRDRKPVTVADLKVDGALAMILKDAIKPNLVQTIEGTPALVHGGPFANIAHGCNSILATETARNLADIVVTEAGFGSDLGAEKFINIKSREAGFEPSAVVVVATIRALKIHGGVAQENLKEENVEAVKSGIVNLERHVNNVRKYGLEPVVALNAFVHDSVAETECVKQWAKENEVRIALTEVWEKGGAGGIDLANQVLEVMDQPQSFKHLYDLNQSLEFKIETIVREIYGGSKVTFSSKAKKQLQQFKENGWDNYPVCMAKTQYSFTDDQTVLGAPTGFEITIRELEAKTGAGFVVALTGAIMTMPGLPKQPAALNMDVTDDGHAIGLF, from the coding sequence TTGGAGCATTTATCGGACTTAGACATAGCAAATCAATCAGAACTTAAACCAATTGGAGATATTGCGAAGAAGGCAGGAATAACTGCTGATGCGCTTGAACAATATGGCCATTATAAAGCTAAAATTGATATTAATAAAATTCAGCAGAAAGATAGTAAAGGACAAGTTGTATTAGTCACAGCAATTAGCCCAACTCCTGCTGGTGAGGGTAAATCTACAGTAACAGTTGGTTTATCAGATGCTTTTAATGCCTTAAATAAAAATGTCATGGTAGCTTTACGTGAACCTGCTTTAGGACCTACTTTTGGTATTAAAGGTGGGGCAACAGGTGGAGGATATGCACAAGTACTTCCAATGGAAGATATTAATCTACATTTTAATGGAGATTTTCATGCAATTACAACTGCGAATAATGCACTTTCTGCTTTTATTGATAATCATTTACATCATGGAAATGAACTAGGTATTGATCAACGAAGAATTGAATGGAAGCGCGTACTAGATATGAATGACCGAGCATTACGTTATGTCAATGTGGGTTTGGGTGGACCAACTAATGGTGTACCAAGAGAAGATGGTTTTAATATAACTGTTGCTTCAGAGATTATGGCAATTTTGTGTTTGAGTCGCGATATTAAAGATTTAAAAGATAAAATTAGTCGTATCACTATTGGTTACACTAGAGATCGTAAGCCTGTGACGGTAGCTGACTTAAAAGTTGACGGTGCTTTAGCAATGATACTTAAAGATGCGATTAAACCCAATTTAGTTCAAACTATTGAAGGGACTCCAGCACTTGTTCATGGTGGTCCATTTGCTAACATTGCACATGGATGTAATTCAATATTAGCGACTGAAACAGCTAGGAATTTAGCTGATATTGTTGTAACTGAAGCAGGGTTTGGTTCAGATTTAGGTGCTGAAAAGTTTATTAATATTAAATCTCGTGAAGCTGGTTTTGAACCTTCTGCAGTTGTGGTTGTAGCTACAATTCGTGCACTTAAAATACATGGTGGAGTTGCTCAAGAAAACCTTAAAGAAGAAAATGTAGAAGCGGTTAAATCAGGAATTGTTAATTTAGAACGTCATGTTAACAATGTTAGAAAGTACGGACTAGAGCCTGTAGTTGCACTAAATGCATTCGTTCATGACAGTGTTGCTGAAACAGAATGTGTGAAACAATGGGCAAAAGAAAATGAGGTACGTATTGCGCTTACAGAGGTTTGGGAAAAAGGTGGCGCAGGTGGTATTGATTTAGCAAATCAAGTTTTAGAAGTGATGGATCAACCACAATCATTTAAACATTTATATGATTTAAATCAATCTTTAGAGTTTAAGATTGAGACGATTGTTAGGGAGATTTATGGCGGTTCTAAAGTTACATTTAGTAGTAAAGCAAAAAAACAACTTCAACAGTTTAAAGAAAATGGTTGGGATAATTATCCAGTTTGTATGGCTAAAACTCAATATTCATTTACTGACGATCAAACAGTTTTAGGAGCGCCAACAGGTTTTGAAATAACGATTAGAGAGCTCGAAGCTAAAACAGGTGCTGGATTTGTTGTAGCATTAACTGGTGCTATAATGACGATGCCCGGTTTACCTAAACAGCCAGCTGCACTTAATATGGATGTTACAGATGATGGACATGCTATAGGGTTATTCTAA
- a CDS encoding DUF948 domain-containing protein, producing the protein MDWILPIAGIIAAIAFLILCIGIVVVLISVKKNLDYVAKTLDGVEGQVQGITRETTDLLHKVNRLTEDIQGKVDRLNSVVDAVKGIGDSVQTLNGSVDRVTNSITHNISQNEDKISQVVQWSNVAMEIADKWQNRYNRRGSANYKTNTVADDAKRSYTSRVNK; encoded by the coding sequence ATGGATTGGATTTTACCAATTGCAGGAATTATTGCTGCGATAGCGTTCTTAATTTTATGTATTGGTATCGTTGTTGTTTTAATTTCTGTTAAAAAGAATTTAGATTATGTGGCTAAAACACTTGATGGTGTTGAAGGTCAAGTACAAGGGATTACTCGAGAAACAACAGATTTACTTCACAAAGTGAATCGCTTAACTGAAGATATTCAAGGTAAAGTTGATCGTTTAAACTCAGTTGTAGATGCTGTTAAAGGTATTGGCGACTCAGTTCAAACTTTAAATGGATCTGTAGACCGAGTGACTAACTCAATTACGCACAATATTTCTCAAAATGAAGATAAAATTTCTCAAGTTGTTCAATGGTCAAACGTCGCAATGGAAATTGCTGACAAATGGCAAAATAGATACAACCGTAGAGGAAGTGCAAATTACAAAACAAACACTGTAGCAGATGATGCTAAACGTAGTTATACTTCACGTGTTAACAAATAA
- the tyrS gene encoding tyrosine--tRNA ligase: MANALIEDLKWRGLIYQQTDEQGIEDLLNKEQVTLYCGADPTADSLHIGHLLPFLTLRRFQEHGHRPIVLIGGGTGMIGDPSGKSEERVLQTEEQVEINVKGLSEQMHKLFEFGTDKGAVLVNNKDWLGQISLISFLRDYGKHVGVNYMLGKDSIQTRLEYGISYTEFTYTILQAIDFGHLNRELNCKVQVGGSDQWGNITSGIELMRRMYGQTETFGLTIPLVTKSDGKKFGKSESGAVWLDAEKTSPYEFYQFWINQSDEDVIKFLKYFTFLSKDEINHLEESKEEAPHLREAQKALAENVTQFVHGEEALNDAIRISKALFSGDLKSLSAKELKEGYKDVPQVTLSIDTTNIIEALIETGISTSKRQAREDVNNGAIYINGERQQSVDYELSNVDRIEGEFTIIRRGKKKYFMVNYE, encoded by the coding sequence ATGGCTAATGCATTAATTGAAGATTTAAAGTGGAGAGGCTTGATTTATCAGCAAACTGATGAACAAGGAATTGAAGATTTATTGAATAAAGAGCAAGTGACCCTATACTGTGGCGCTGATCCTACGGCAGACAGTTTACATATCGGACATTTACTCCCATTTTTAACATTGAGACGTTTCCAGGAACATGGACATCGCCCAATTGTCTTAATTGGCGGTGGAACTGGAATGATTGGAGATCCATCAGGTAAATCAGAAGAACGAGTGTTACAAACTGAAGAGCAAGTAGAAATAAATGTAAAAGGTTTATCTGAGCAAATGCATAAATTATTTGAATTTGGAACTGATAAAGGTGCTGTATTAGTAAATAATAAAGACTGGCTAGGTCAAATTTCACTCATTAGTTTTTTACGTGATTATGGTAAACATGTGGGTGTGAACTATATGTTAGGTAAGGATTCAATTCAAACACGTTTAGAGTATGGTATCTCATATACTGAGTTCACTTACACAATTTTACAAGCAATTGATTTCGGGCATTTAAATCGTGAACTAAATTGTAAAGTACAAGTAGGTGGTTCAGATCAATGGGGAAACATTACTAGTGGTATTGAGTTAATGCGTCGTATGTATGGTCAAACAGAAACATTTGGTCTAACAATTCCATTAGTTACTAAATCTGATGGTAAAAAATTTGGTAAGTCTGAATCAGGTGCAGTTTGGTTAGATGCAGAGAAAACAAGCCCATATGAATTCTACCAATTTTGGATAAATCAATCAGATGAAGATGTGATTAAATTCTTAAAATACTTTACTTTCTTAAGTAAAGATGAGATTAATCATTTGGAAGAATCTAAAGAAGAAGCACCTCATTTACGTGAAGCTCAAAAAGCATTAGCTGAAAATGTGACTCAATTTGTCCATGGTGAAGAGGCTTTAAATGATGCAATACGTATTTCTAAAGCATTATTTAGTGGAGATTTGAAATCATTATCAGCTAAAGAACTCAAAGAAGGTTACAAAGATGTGCCACAAGTAACATTGTCTATAGATACGACTAATATTATTGAAGCATTAATTGAAACAGGTATTTCTACTTCAAAACGTCAAGCACGTGAAGATGTTAATAATGGTGCAATTTATATAAATGGTGAACGTCAACAATCAGTGGATTACGAGCTTAGTAATGTTGATCGAATTGAAGGTGAGTTTACAATTATTCGCCGTGGTAAGAAAAAATACTTCATGGTTAATTACGAGTAA
- a CDS encoding N-acetyltransferase has protein sequence MRDVKTYVNENISVDGEDYIIEGPVSHSFLKSLTFDDQLSSFRLPKNQFRALLEITLLPEGRVYIIRKAKHIIGYVTYHYPDKFEGWSKGHLPYLIKLGAIEICSNFRHLHLGGHLIKTSLSANEFEDYIILTTEYYWHWDLDYARIDVFEYKNLMQKLMAKGGLEVFATDDPEITSHPANCLMARIGKSINLEQQQSFGDIRYQNKFFF, from the coding sequence ATGAGAGATGTAAAAACATATGTTAATGAAAATATTTCTGTCGACGGCGAAGATTATATTATTGAAGGACCTGTTTCGCACTCTTTTTTGAAATCGCTTACGTTCGATGATCAACTTTCTTCTTTTCGATTACCTAAAAATCAATTTCGCGCTCTTTTAGAAATTACTTTATTACCTGAAGGTCGCGTTTATATTATACGCAAAGCTAAACATATTATTGGGTATGTCACTTATCACTACCCTGATAAGTTTGAAGGTTGGTCTAAAGGTCATCTACCTTATCTTATCAAACTAGGAGCTATAGAGATATGTTCTAATTTTAGACATTTACATCTCGGAGGTCATCTTATTAAAACAAGTCTATCTGCAAATGAGTTTGAAGATTATATTATTTTAACTACAGAATACTACTGGCACTGGGATTTAGACTATGCAAGAATTGATGTTTTTGAATATAAAAACTTGATGCAAAAGCTCATGGCTAAAGGCGGTCTTGAAGTTTTTGCTACTGACGATCCTGAAATTACTAGCCATCCTGCAAATTGTTTAATGGCACGTATAGGAAAAAGTATTAATTTAGAACAACAGCAATCTTTTGGTGATATAAGGTATCAAAATAAATTCTTTTTTTAA